The genomic DNA CGGTAGAATATCATTTTCTACATGATGAAGTaacatcttttaaaaaaagaaggcgAAGATATAGTAATCATGAATTAGaacttcaaattaatattgttttaaatgatcaaaattatgaTGAAAATGTTAAAGTAATGACAGCTACTGATTATgaagagatatttaatttaccgCCTAAATCTAGAAAAAGATTGGGAAATCGAAAATCACCAATTAAACATGAAAATAGTTGCGAaacatcgaataaaatttctatcgataCTTTAACAACGAAAAATGTGCATGCAAAACCTTTAGCAACTTCATCTCCATTGGAAAAACCACTTACatctacaataaaaaaaagtactaTCAAAACTACTaccatgaatgaaaaaaatattgaaatacaacataataataaaaaacgattaaaaatagataaaattcgaGAAGATAATAAAGGTAATTATAtacctaaaaatatattccttttgatataattaaaaatattagtttaatatttatcaaattattaattttaggtaacgttattgcaaaaatttcaaaaagaaaagtatcagaattaaaagaaagtaaacaggtttgtaattaatttcaaatttaattgtttgggaaacttattaaaaatattaataattatttttttccttctttatttTAGACTGAAAAACGACAATGTACAACAGATCCACAAACATTACTAAACAATTTAGATGTGGATAAGTTTTTAACTTCTGTTCATGGACCAGCATGAACATTAATTTAGTTCTTCAATATTGtacagaaatataaaacacaTATAAACGTGCGTGCGcgttataatagaaattgagcattcttttatcctttttaattGTCTAGGAAACTGTTTTGTTAAACTTATTAGCATAATGTGTagcacatttatataaataaaagttatttctgtgtatatgagaaaataaatatacagctctaatatacatataggatgaaaatactttttttattgaaaatatcatttaatataacacaaacaatatatatataactgtaAGTTGAGAACATATGTAAAATCAATGTGTATTCttatgaataataagaaagatatatattaaatataatcccaaatcattgaaatatttactaaatatataagaaaataaatattcaagattTAGATTTTACAGCTTTGTCCACATCATCCATaacagataataattttttccattgcGTTACATTTAAGCAAAtacctatataaaatataagatttttttttattatcatttatgacatttaacaatataaataaattttattagtacCTTTTTTTCCAGGTTTTAAATTTGCTTCTTTATCATAGTACATTTCTCTGATGTCGacatataattttcctttaaaatctCTTACACTAATTTGACGATTATTTCCTAAATCCCAGACAGTATCTTTATTAGATTCATCTTTATTAGattcactttttaatttttttgatactttCTCCtctttatcttcaatttctcttttttgctttttctttgGTTTCATTCccttacataaaaaaaataaaaaaatattgtatatatatgcaatatttataatcttagcttcataatgaattttagtttcttataatgaaattttatcttttattttaaattcattttaataattcattttaaaaataaaaactatatcaatcttgttcaatatttatatttgaaatatatatatatatatataaaaaaatattattttatataaaatacctcATCACTACTGTCATCATCCGTAGATACATATTCCTTTGATTTCGGCATTTTCTATATGTATGAATGtgaattatctaaaataattttattaaattctattaaattttatatgacattaattattatttatatttaaagaataattattctgcaaaaaagaaatataataataattgttaaaattgaacgattatttgttataacctattaataaatacaacttaataaatatttatatgatattaatatcttacttATTATATGATGAATAAGGATCGATGTaacgattaagaaaaaaatatgaattcaatAAAGATatgattctattaaatttatcaaagaaatttaaaatgatttaataataagaagtatATTTTCCAGAATTATGCTCGTAAGTACGTTAGGTATACATTTACTTATGTatatcatacatatacatattatatagtatgtaTTATTTCCGTAATGCATTGATTTccgttttatttgaaaattcaaaataattatatcaaatatatcaaacatatacatatttaatattaatatttatttaatt from Apis mellifera strain DH4 linkage group LG4, Amel_HAv3.1, whole genome shotgun sequence includes the following:
- the LOC552213 gene encoding activated RNA polymerase II transcriptional coactivator p15, with the translated sequence MPKSKEYVSTDDDSSDEGMKPKKKQKREIEDKEEKVSKKLKSESNKDESNKDTVWDLGNNRQISVRDFKGKLYVDIREMYYDKEANLKPGKKGICLNVTQWKKLLSVMDDVDKAVKSKS